From one Mustela nigripes isolate SB6536 chromosome 16, MUSNIG.SB6536, whole genome shotgun sequence genomic stretch:
- the GPR142 gene encoding probable G-protein coupled receptor 142 isoform X1 — translation MTLEGQEAAGPPRATPLPTVNGSGPSQELEGHWPEIPDQSPCVAGIIPVIYYSALLGLGLPVNLLTTVALARLATRTRKPSYYYLLALTASDIVTQVVIVFMGFLLQGAVLARQVPQAVVRSANILEFAANHASVWIAVLLTVDRYSALCHPLQHRATSSPGRTRRSIATVLSVSVLTGIPFYWWLDVWRDADPPSMLDEVLKWAHCLTVYFIPCGVFLITNSAIICRLRRRSPSGQQPRVGKSTAILLGVTTLFALLWAPRIFVMLYHLYVAPVHRDWRVHLALDMANMAAMLNTAVNFGLYCFVSKTFRATVREVFHDAHLPCTLGSRPEGLMVGPALRPPGLPKGAGP, via the exons ATGACGCttgaggggcaggaggcag CTGGCCCACCACGAGCGACCCCGTTGCCCACAGTCAATGGCAGTGGGCCAAGCCAGGAGCTGGAAGGCCATTGGCCAGAAATCCCGGATCAGTCCCCTTGTGTGGCTGGTATCATCCCTGTCATCTACTACAGCGCcctgctgggcctggggctgccTG TCAACCTCCTGACCACAGTGGCCTTGGCCCGGCTGGCCACCAGGACCAGGAAGCCCTCCTACTATTACCTTCTGGCACTCACGGCCTCAGATATCGTCACCCAGGTGGTCATCGTGTTCATGGGTTTCCTCCTGCAGGGGGCGGTGCTGGCCCGGCAGGTGCCCCAGGCTGTGGTGCGCTCCGCTAACATCCTGGAATTCGCCGCCAATCATGCCTCAGTCTGGATTGCTGTCCTGCTCACCGTGGACCGCTACAGCGCCCTGTGCCACCCCCTGCAGCACCGGGCCACCTCGTCCCCAGGCCGGACCCGCCGGTCCATCGCCACTGTCCTCAGTGTCTCTGTGCTGACCGGCATCCCCTTCTACTGGTGGCTGGACGTGTGGAGGGACGCGGACCCCCCCAGCATGCTGGATGAGGTCCTCAAGTGGGCTCACTGCCTCACGGTCTATTTTATCCCTTGTGGCGTCTTTCTGATCACCAACTCGGCCATCATCTGTCGGCTACGGAGGCGGAGCCCGAGTGGGCAGCAGCCCCGGGTGGGCAAGAGCACAGCCATCCTCCTGGGCGTCACCACACTCTTCGCCCTCCTTTGGGCTCCCCGGATCTTCGTCATGCTCTACCACCTGTATGTGGCCCCCGTCCACCGGGACTGGAGGGTCCACCTGGCCTTGGACATGGCCAACATGGCGGCCATGCTCAACACCGCGGTCAACTTTGGCCTCTACTGCTTTGTCAGCAAGACTTTCCGGGCCACCGTCCGAGAGGTGTTCCATGACGCCCACCTGCCCTGCACGCTGGGGTCACGGCCAGAAGGCCTGATGGTGGGCCCTGCCTTAAGGCCCCCAGGACTTCCCAAAGGGGCAGGACCATAG
- the BTBD17 gene encoding BTB/POZ domain-containing protein 17 gives MLRLGSAKPGSWASFWAILTLVGLATRAAQRADGGGESTGTSINHSQTLLQRLQELLRQGNASDVVLRVQAAGTDEVRVFHTHRLLLGLHSELFRELLSNQSELVLQEPRDCAAVFDKFIRYLYCGELTVLLAQAIPLHRLATKYGVASLQRGVADYMRAHLAGGAGPAVGWYHYAVSTGDEALRQSCLQFLAWNLSAVAASAEWGAVSPELLAQLLPRSDLVLQDELELFHALEAWLGRTRPSSAVAERALRAIRYPMIPPAQLFQLQARSAVLARHGEAVADLLLQAYQFHAASPLHFAKFFDVNGSAFLPRNYLAPAWGAPWIINNPARDDRSTSFQTQLGPSGHDAGRRVTWNVLFSPRWLPVSLRPVYADTAGTALPAARPEDGRPRLVVTPASSGGDAAGVSFQKTVLVGARQHGRLLVRHAYSFHQSSEEAGDFLAQADLQRRNSEYLVENALHLHLIVKPVYHTLIRTPK, from the exons ATGCTTCGCCTGGGCTCTGCCAAGCCTGGGTCCTGGGCCAGCTTCTGGGCCATCCTGACCTTGGTAGGTCTGGCCACTCGAGCAG CTCAGAGAGCCGACGGGGGCGGCGAGTCCACGGGCACCTCCATCAACCACTCCCAGACACTCCTCCAGCGCCTGCAGGAGCTGCTGCGGCAGGGCAACGCCAGCGACGTGGTCCTGCGGGTGCAGGCGGCGGGCACCGATGAGGTCCGGGTCTTCCACACGCACCGCCTGCTGCTGGGCCTGCACAGCGAGCTGTTCCGGGAGCTGCTGAGCAACCAGAGTGAGCTGGTGCTCCAGGAGCCCCGGGACTGTGCCGCCGTCTTCGACAAGTTCATCAG GTACCTCTACTGCGGAGAGCTGACGGTGCTGCTGGCCCAGGCCATTCCCCTGCACAGGCTGGCCACCAAGTACGGCGTGGCCTCCCTGCAGCGCGGCGTGGCCGACTACATGCGCGCGCACCTAGCGGGCGGCGCGGGCCCAGCGGTGGGCTGGTACCACTATGCGGTGAGCACCGGGGATGAAGCCCTGCGCCAGAGCTGCCTGCAGTTCCTGGCCTGGAACCTGTCAGCGGTGGCCGCGAGCGCCGAGTGGGGCGCAGTGAGTCCCGAGCTCCTGGCGCAGCTCCTGCCGCGCTCGGACCTGGTGCTGCAGGACGAGCTGGAGCTGTTCCACGCGCTCGAGGCGTGGCTGGGGCGCACCCGGCCGTCCTCCGCCGTGGCCGAGCGCGCGCTGCGGGCCATCCGCTACCCCATGATCCCCCCGGCGCAGCTGTTCCAGCTCCAGGCGCGCTCGGCCGTCCTGGCGCGCCACGGCGAGGCGGTGGCCGACCTGCTGCTGCAGGCCTACCAGTTCCACGCCGCCTCGCCGCTGCACTTCGCCAAGTTCTTCGACGTCAACGGCAGCGCCTTCCTTCCCCGCAACTACCTCGCGCCCGCCTGGGGCGCCCCGTGGATCATCAACAACCCGGCCCGCGACGACCGCAGCACCAGCTTCCAGACGCAGCTGGGCCCCAGTGGCCACGACGCGGGTCGTCGGGTCACGTGGAACGTGCTCTTCTCCCCGCGCTGGCTGCCCGTCAGCCTGCGGCCCGTCTACGCGGACACGGCCGGCACCGCGCTGCCCGCCGCGCGCCCGGAAGACGGACGGCCGCGCCTGGTGGTCACACCGGCCAGCAGCGGTGGGGACGCGGCTGGCGTGAGCTTCCAGAAGACGGTGCTGGTAGGGGCGCGGCAGCACGGCCGCCTGCTGGTCCGCCACGCCTACAGCTTCCACCAGAGCAGCGAGGAAGCGGGCGACTTTCTGGCGCAGGCGGACCTGCAGCGGCGCAACTCTGAGTACCTGGTGGAGAACGCCCTGCACCTGCACCTCATCGTCAAGCCCGTCTACCACACCCTCATCCGGACCCCCAAGTAG
- the GPR142 gene encoding probable G-protein coupled receptor 142 isoform X2 has translation MAVGQARSWKAIGQKSRISPLVWLVSSLSSTTAPCWAWGCLGAVLARQVPQAVVRSANILEFAANHASVWIAVLLTVDRYSALCHPLQHRATSSPGRTRRSIATVLSVSVLTGIPFYWWLDVWRDADPPSMLDEVLKWAHCLTVYFIPCGVFLITNSAIICRLRRRSPSGQQPRVGKSTAILLGVTTLFALLWAPRIFVMLYHLYVAPVHRDWRVHLALDMANMAAMLNTAVNFGLYCFVSKTFRATVREVFHDAHLPCTLGSRPEGLMVGPALRPPGLPKGAGP, from the exons ATGGCAGTGGGCCAAGCCAGGAGCTGGAAGGCCATTGGCCAGAAATCCCGGATCAGTCCCCTTGTGTGGCTGGTATCATCCCTGTCATCTACTACAGCGCcctgctgggcctggggctgccTG GGGGCGGTGCTGGCCCGGCAGGTGCCCCAGGCTGTGGTGCGCTCCGCTAACATCCTGGAATTCGCCGCCAATCATGCCTCAGTCTGGATTGCTGTCCTGCTCACCGTGGACCGCTACAGCGCCCTGTGCCACCCCCTGCAGCACCGGGCCACCTCGTCCCCAGGCCGGACCCGCCGGTCCATCGCCACTGTCCTCAGTGTCTCTGTGCTGACCGGCATCCCCTTCTACTGGTGGCTGGACGTGTGGAGGGACGCGGACCCCCCCAGCATGCTGGATGAGGTCCTCAAGTGGGCTCACTGCCTCACGGTCTATTTTATCCCTTGTGGCGTCTTTCTGATCACCAACTCGGCCATCATCTGTCGGCTACGGAGGCGGAGCCCGAGTGGGCAGCAGCCCCGGGTGGGCAAGAGCACAGCCATCCTCCTGGGCGTCACCACACTCTTCGCCCTCCTTTGGGCTCCCCGGATCTTCGTCATGCTCTACCACCTGTATGTGGCCCCCGTCCACCGGGACTGGAGGGTCCACCTGGCCTTGGACATGGCCAACATGGCGGCCATGCTCAACACCGCGGTCAACTTTGGCCTCTACTGCTTTGTCAGCAAGACTTTCCGGGCCACCGTCCGAGAGGTGTTCCATGACGCCCACCTGCCCTGCACGCTGGGGTCACGGCCAGAAGGCCTGATGGTGGGCCCTGCCTTAAGGCCCCCAGGACTTCCCAAAGGGGCAGGACCATAG